One Oncorhynchus clarkii lewisi isolate Uvic-CL-2024 chromosome 28, UVic_Ocla_1.0, whole genome shotgun sequence genomic region harbors:
- the LOC139386705 gene encoding nuclear receptor ROR-beta-like isoform X2: MRAQIEVIPCKICGDKSSGIHYGVITCEGCKGFFRRSQQNNAMYSCSRQRNCLIDRTNRNRCQHCRLQKCLALGMSRDAVKFGRMSKKQRDSLYSEVQKHQKNQELMNQEVVNQGCLKQGLSLTREDVAGGDSEGDRHRELSHSCSSGGSSSTLSDLDDIPDLFDLPLTPEEAHEYCSLELLGGHDGSTGNTSNSSSSSSSSNNSSNQNSPQQNLLDVTDANGIKHEYQMLSHTQAALLEPLANDCTLMDIERITQSVVKSHLETSQYSSDDLKRLTYSGIQYSPEETRNFQCKSEEFMWQQCAHHITNAIQYVVEFAKRITGFMDLCQNDQIILLKAGCLEVLLIRMCRAFNANTNTMFFDGKFASAQLFKALGCDDLVSAVFDLAKGLCRLQLTDEEMALFSAAVLLSPERPWLTDSQKVRKLQEKLFLALQHSLHMSGASDEKLDQMVSKLLMMKSICNLHVNKLEFFRLVHPETAYSFPPLYREVFGSEISLPDSTNSS; this comes from the exons GGGTTCTTCCGCCGCAGCCAGCAGAACAACGCCATGTACTCGTGTTCCCGCCAGAGAAACTGTCTTATTGACCGAACCAACCGCAACCGCTGCCAACACTGCAGACTGCAGAAGTGTCTGGCTTTGGGCATGAGCCGGGacg CGGTGAAGTTTGGCCGTATGTCTAAGAAGCAGCGAGACAGCCTGTACTCTGAGGTTCAGAAGCACCAGAAGAACCAGGAGCTTATGAACCAGGAGGTTGTGAACCAGGGGTGTCTGAAACAGGGTTTGTCCCTGACCAGGGAAGATGTGGCAGGGGGAGACAGCGAGGGGGACAGGCACAGGGAGctcagtcactcctgcagcagcgGCGGCTCCAGCTCCACCCTGAGTGACCTGGATGACATCCCCGACCTGTTTGACCTGCCCTTGACCCCGGAGGAGGCCCACGAGTACTGCAGCCTGGAGCTGCTGGGAGGCCACGACGGAAGCACCGGGAACACCTCAAACtcttcatcatcgtcatcatcctcTAACAATTCGTCCAATCAGAACTCGCCGCAGCAGAATCTGCTGGATGTCACAGACGCCAATGGAATCAAACATGAGTACCAGATGTTGTCGCACACACAAGCCGCGCTGCTGGAGCCACTGGCCAATGACTGCACTCTAATGGATATAG AGCGTATCACCCAGAGTGTGGTCAAGTCCCACTTGGAGACGAGTCAGTACAGTTCTGACGACCTGAAGCGGCTGACATACAGTGGGATTCAGTACTCACCTGAGGAGACCCGCAACTTCCAGTGCAag TCTGAAGAGTTTATGTGGCAGCAGTGTGCCCACCACATCACCAATGCCATCCAGTACGTGGTGGAGTTTGCCAAACGCATCACTGGCTTCATGGACCTGTGTCAGAACGACCAGATAATTCTGCTCAAAGCAG GCTGTCTGGAGGTGCTGTTGATCAGGATGTGCAGGGCGTTTAACGCTAACACCAACACCATGTTCTTTGATGGCAAGTTTGCCTCCGCCCAGCTCTTCAAAGCCCTCG GTTGCGATGACCTGGTCAGTGCCGTGTTTGACTTGGCTAAAGGTCTCTGCCGCCTGCAGCTAACCGATGAGGAAATGGCTCTGTTCAGCGCCGCTGTCCTTCTGTCACCAGAGCGACCATGGCTGACCGACAGCCAGAAGGTCCGGAAGCTGCAGGAGAAGCTCTTCTTGGCTCTGCAACACAGTCTGCACATGAGCGGGGCCTCCGACGAGAAACTAGACCAG ATGGTGTCCAAGCTGCTGATGATGAAGTCCATCTGTAATCTCCACGTCAACAAGCTGGAGTTCTTCCGTCTGGTTCACCCCGAGACCGCATACAGCTTCCCACCACTCTATCGGGAAGTGTTCGGGAGTGAGATCTCTCTACCCGACTCTACAAACAGCTCCTAG
- the LOC139386705 gene encoding nuclear receptor ROR-beta-like isoform X1: protein MRDTRPAQIEVIPCKICGDKSSGIHYGVITCEGCKGFFRRSQQNNAMYSCSRQRNCLIDRTNRNRCQHCRLQKCLALGMSRDAVKFGRMSKKQRDSLYSEVQKHQKNQELMNQEVVNQGCLKQGLSLTREDVAGGDSEGDRHRELSHSCSSGGSSSTLSDLDDIPDLFDLPLTPEEAHEYCSLELLGGHDGSTGNTSNSSSSSSSSNNSSNQNSPQQNLLDVTDANGIKHEYQMLSHTQAALLEPLANDCTLMDIERITQSVVKSHLETSQYSSDDLKRLTYSGIQYSPEETRNFQCKSEEFMWQQCAHHITNAIQYVVEFAKRITGFMDLCQNDQIILLKAGCLEVLLIRMCRAFNANTNTMFFDGKFASAQLFKALGCDDLVSAVFDLAKGLCRLQLTDEEMALFSAAVLLSPERPWLTDSQKVRKLQEKLFLALQHSLHMSGASDEKLDQMVSKLLMMKSICNLHVNKLEFFRLVHPETAYSFPPLYREVFGSEISLPDSTNSS, encoded by the exons GGGTTCTTCCGCCGCAGCCAGCAGAACAACGCCATGTACTCGTGTTCCCGCCAGAGAAACTGTCTTATTGACCGAACCAACCGCAACCGCTGCCAACACTGCAGACTGCAGAAGTGTCTGGCTTTGGGCATGAGCCGGGacg CGGTGAAGTTTGGCCGTATGTCTAAGAAGCAGCGAGACAGCCTGTACTCTGAGGTTCAGAAGCACCAGAAGAACCAGGAGCTTATGAACCAGGAGGTTGTGAACCAGGGGTGTCTGAAACAGGGTTTGTCCCTGACCAGGGAAGATGTGGCAGGGGGAGACAGCGAGGGGGACAGGCACAGGGAGctcagtcactcctgcagcagcgGCGGCTCCAGCTCCACCCTGAGTGACCTGGATGACATCCCCGACCTGTTTGACCTGCCCTTGACCCCGGAGGAGGCCCACGAGTACTGCAGCCTGGAGCTGCTGGGAGGCCACGACGGAAGCACCGGGAACACCTCAAACtcttcatcatcgtcatcatcctcTAACAATTCGTCCAATCAGAACTCGCCGCAGCAGAATCTGCTGGATGTCACAGACGCCAATGGAATCAAACATGAGTACCAGATGTTGTCGCACACACAAGCCGCGCTGCTGGAGCCACTGGCCAATGACTGCACTCTAATGGATATAG AGCGTATCACCCAGAGTGTGGTCAAGTCCCACTTGGAGACGAGTCAGTACAGTTCTGACGACCTGAAGCGGCTGACATACAGTGGGATTCAGTACTCACCTGAGGAGACCCGCAACTTCCAGTGCAag TCTGAAGAGTTTATGTGGCAGCAGTGTGCCCACCACATCACCAATGCCATCCAGTACGTGGTGGAGTTTGCCAAACGCATCACTGGCTTCATGGACCTGTGTCAGAACGACCAGATAATTCTGCTCAAAGCAG GCTGTCTGGAGGTGCTGTTGATCAGGATGTGCAGGGCGTTTAACGCTAACACCAACACCATGTTCTTTGATGGCAAGTTTGCCTCCGCCCAGCTCTTCAAAGCCCTCG GTTGCGATGACCTGGTCAGTGCCGTGTTTGACTTGGCTAAAGGTCTCTGCCGCCTGCAGCTAACCGATGAGGAAATGGCTCTGTTCAGCGCCGCTGTCCTTCTGTCACCAGAGCGACCATGGCTGACCGACAGCCAGAAGGTCCGGAAGCTGCAGGAGAAGCTCTTCTTGGCTCTGCAACACAGTCTGCACATGAGCGGGGCCTCCGACGAGAAACTAGACCAG ATGGTGTCCAAGCTGCTGATGATGAAGTCCATCTGTAATCTCCACGTCAACAAGCTGGAGTTCTTCCGTCTGGTTCACCCCGAGACCGCATACAGCTTCCCACCACTCTATCGGGAAGTGTTCGGGAGTGAGATCTCTCTACCCGACTCTACAAACAGCTCCTAG
- the LOC139386705 gene encoding nuclear receptor ROR-beta-like isoform X3, protein MYSCSRQRNCLIDRTNRNRCQHCRLQKCLALGMSRDAVKFGRMSKKQRDSLYSEVQKHQKNQELMNQEVVNQGCLKQGLSLTREDVAGGDSEGDRHRELSHSCSSGGSSSTLSDLDDIPDLFDLPLTPEEAHEYCSLELLGGHDGSTGNTSNSSSSSSSSNNSSNQNSPQQNLLDVTDANGIKHEYQMLSHTQAALLEPLANDCTLMDIERITQSVVKSHLETSQYSSDDLKRLTYSGIQYSPEETRNFQCKSEEFMWQQCAHHITNAIQYVVEFAKRITGFMDLCQNDQIILLKAGCLEVLLIRMCRAFNANTNTMFFDGKFASAQLFKALGCDDLVSAVFDLAKGLCRLQLTDEEMALFSAAVLLSPERPWLTDSQKVRKLQEKLFLALQHSLHMSGASDEKLDQMVSKLLMMKSICNLHVNKLEFFRLVHPETAYSFPPLYREVFGSEISLPDSTNSS, encoded by the exons ATGTACTCGTGTTCCCGCCAGAGAAACTGTCTTATTGACCGAACCAACCGCAACCGCTGCCAACACTGCAGACTGCAGAAGTGTCTGGCTTTGGGCATGAGCCGGGacg CGGTGAAGTTTGGCCGTATGTCTAAGAAGCAGCGAGACAGCCTGTACTCTGAGGTTCAGAAGCACCAGAAGAACCAGGAGCTTATGAACCAGGAGGTTGTGAACCAGGGGTGTCTGAAACAGGGTTTGTCCCTGACCAGGGAAGATGTGGCAGGGGGAGACAGCGAGGGGGACAGGCACAGGGAGctcagtcactcctgcagcagcgGCGGCTCCAGCTCCACCCTGAGTGACCTGGATGACATCCCCGACCTGTTTGACCTGCCCTTGACCCCGGAGGAGGCCCACGAGTACTGCAGCCTGGAGCTGCTGGGAGGCCACGACGGAAGCACCGGGAACACCTCAAACtcttcatcatcgtcatcatcctcTAACAATTCGTCCAATCAGAACTCGCCGCAGCAGAATCTGCTGGATGTCACAGACGCCAATGGAATCAAACATGAGTACCAGATGTTGTCGCACACACAAGCCGCGCTGCTGGAGCCACTGGCCAATGACTGCACTCTAATGGATATAG AGCGTATCACCCAGAGTGTGGTCAAGTCCCACTTGGAGACGAGTCAGTACAGTTCTGACGACCTGAAGCGGCTGACATACAGTGGGATTCAGTACTCACCTGAGGAGACCCGCAACTTCCAGTGCAag TCTGAAGAGTTTATGTGGCAGCAGTGTGCCCACCACATCACCAATGCCATCCAGTACGTGGTGGAGTTTGCCAAACGCATCACTGGCTTCATGGACCTGTGTCAGAACGACCAGATAATTCTGCTCAAAGCAG GCTGTCTGGAGGTGCTGTTGATCAGGATGTGCAGGGCGTTTAACGCTAACACCAACACCATGTTCTTTGATGGCAAGTTTGCCTCCGCCCAGCTCTTCAAAGCCCTCG GTTGCGATGACCTGGTCAGTGCCGTGTTTGACTTGGCTAAAGGTCTCTGCCGCCTGCAGCTAACCGATGAGGAAATGGCTCTGTTCAGCGCCGCTGTCCTTCTGTCACCAGAGCGACCATGGCTGACCGACAGCCAGAAGGTCCGGAAGCTGCAGGAGAAGCTCTTCTTGGCTCTGCAACACAGTCTGCACATGAGCGGGGCCTCCGACGAGAAACTAGACCAG ATGGTGTCCAAGCTGCTGATGATGAAGTCCATCTGTAATCTCCACGTCAACAAGCTGGAGTTCTTCCGTCTGGTTCACCCCGAGACCGCATACAGCTTCCCACCACTCTATCGGGAAGTGTTCGGGAGTGAGATCTCTCTACCCGACTCTACAAACAGCTCCTAG